The Triticum dicoccoides isolate Atlit2015 ecotype Zavitan chromosome 6A, WEW_v2.0, whole genome shotgun sequence genome has a window encoding:
- the LOC119316323 gene encoding F-box protein At4g00755-like isoform X1 → MAEECCSADLLEWIGPDVSACVFGRLDHPADLVRAAAVSRTWRRCVVESGLSKSLCLRLCPEVATVAAAAEVARSPPSTAAHESGHERDYRIYSNLAGAYVSDSAAKPSAECILDCIGASRTDDFPAETMENTLDEEEIINFRPSYWSSGGADDPEAPESLTYRLNSDICIVDEIRVRPYQAFFQDGDPIYSSKVVRFRMGHYKLPRGSETFVMDDYENKMVNADEKYMWTYTSPEFPMLQKNELQSFKLPHPVLCIGGVVMIELLGRVQKQEADDRYYICVCHAEVMGRSLSPLFMVEISDPEGYSILKYLPGAKDLSIDDFLQDDTKDSPEWHYLVGRYRQMNHRAVVVSALLEPVHYMHDVGGISDDDHEDDVGGISDDDHEDDVGGISDDDYLE, encoded by the exons ATGGCGGAGGAGTGCTGCAGCGCGGACCTGCTGGAGTGGATCGGCCCTGACGTCTCAGCATGCGTCTTCGGCCGCCTTGACCACCCCGCCGACCTCGTCCGCGCCGCCGCTGTCTCCAGAACCTGGCGCAGATGCG TGGTCGAGAGCGGCTTGAGCAAGAGCCTTTGCCTGCGGCTGTGCCCCGAGGTCGCCACCGTCGCCGCGGCGGCAGAGGTGGCCAGATCGCCGCCTTCAACCGCCGCCCATGAATCAGGCCACGAGAGGGACTACAGGATATACTCCAACCTCGCCGGCGCCTACGTCTCCGACTCCGCCGCCAAGCCCTCCGCGGAATGCATCTTGGACTGCATCGGGGCCTCCAGAACCGACGACTTCCCAGCAGAGACCATGGAAAACACCCTCGACGAGGAGGAGATTATCAATTTCCGCCCGTCCTATTGGTCGagcggcggggcggacgacccggaGGCGCCGGAGAGCCTTACCTACAGGCTCAACTCTGACATCTGCATTGTCGATGAGATTCGGGTGCGGCCGTACCAAG CCTTTTTTCAGGATGGTGACCCTATATACTCTTCAAAGGTGGTGCGATTTCGGATGGGCCATTACAAGCTTCCGCGAGGATCAGAGACGTTTGTAATGGATGATTATGAGAATAAGATGGTAAATGCTGATGAAAAATACATGTGGACTTACACTTCGCCAGAGTTCCCTATGTTACAG AAAAACGAACTACAATCCTTCAAGCTCCCACACCCCGTCCTTTGCATTGGTGGTGTGGTGATGATTGAACTCTTGGGCAGAGTACAGAAACAAGAAGCAGATGATAGGTACTACATATG CGTTTGCCATGCTGAAGTGATGGGGCGTTCACTCTCACCACTTTTCATGGTTGAAATCTCGGATCCTGAAGGTTATTCAATCCTCAAGTACTTACCGGGTGCCAAAGACCTATCCATCGATGACTTTTTGCAAGATGATACCAAAGACTCGCCGGAGTGGCACTATCTTGTTGGTAGATACAGGCAGATGAATCACAGAGCAGTAGTAGTGAGTGCACTTTTGGAGCCTGTACATTACATGCATGATGTAGGTGGCATCTCAGacgatgatcatgaagatgatgtagGTGGCATCTCAGACGATGATCATGAGGATGATGTAGGTGGCATCTCAGACGATGATTATCTTGAGTAG
- the LOC119316323 gene encoding F-box protein At4g00755-like isoform X2, with product MAEECCSADLLEWIGPDVSACVFGRLDHPADLVRAAAVSRTWRRCVVESGLSKSLCLRLCPEVATVAAAAEVARSPPSTAAHESGHERDYRIYSNLAGAYVSDSAAKPSAECILDCIGASRTDDFPAETMENTLDEEEIINFRPSYWSSGGADDPEAPESLTYRLNSDICIVDEIRVRPYQAFFQDGDPIYSSKVVRFRMGHYKLPRGSETFVMDDYENKMVNADEKYMWTYTSPEFPMLQKNELQSFKLPHPVLCIGGVVMIELLGRVQKQEADDRYYICVCHAEVMGRSLSPLFMVEISDPEGYSILKYLPGAKDLSIDDFLQDDTKDSPEWHYLVGRYRQMNHRAVVVSALLEPVHYMHDVGGISDDDHEDDVGGISDDDYLE from the exons ATGGCGGAGGAGTGCTGCAGCGCGGACCTGCTGGAGTGGATCGGCCCTGACGTCTCAGCATGCGTCTTCGGCCGCCTTGACCACCCCGCCGACCTCGTCCGCGCCGCCGCTGTCTCCAGAACCTGGCGCAGATGCG TGGTCGAGAGCGGCTTGAGCAAGAGCCTTTGCCTGCGGCTGTGCCCCGAGGTCGCCACCGTCGCCGCGGCGGCAGAGGTGGCCAGATCGCCGCCTTCAACCGCCGCCCATGAATCAGGCCACGAGAGGGACTACAGGATATACTCCAACCTCGCCGGCGCCTACGTCTCCGACTCCGCCGCCAAGCCCTCCGCGGAATGCATCTTGGACTGCATCGGGGCCTCCAGAACCGACGACTTCCCAGCAGAGACCATGGAAAACACCCTCGACGAGGAGGAGATTATCAATTTCCGCCCGTCCTATTGGTCGagcggcggggcggacgacccggaGGCGCCGGAGAGCCTTACCTACAGGCTCAACTCTGACATCTGCATTGTCGATGAGATTCGGGTGCGGCCGTACCAAG CCTTTTTTCAGGATGGTGACCCTATATACTCTTCAAAGGTGGTGCGATTTCGGATGGGCCATTACAAGCTTCCGCGAGGATCAGAGACGTTTGTAATGGATGATTATGAGAATAAGATGGTAAATGCTGATGAAAAATACATGTGGACTTACACTTCGCCAGAGTTCCCTATGTTACAG AAAAACGAACTACAATCCTTCAAGCTCCCACACCCCGTCCTTTGCATTGGTGGTGTGGTGATGATTGAACTCTTGGGCAGAGTACAGAAACAAGAAGCAGATGATAGGTACTACATATG CGTTTGCCATGCTGAAGTGATGGGGCGTTCACTCTCACCACTTTTCATGGTTGAAATCTCGGATCCTGAAGGTTATTCAATCCTCAAGTACTTACCGGGTGCCAAAGACCTATCCATCGATGACTTTTTGCAAGATGATACCAAAGACTCGCCGGAGTGGCACTATCTTGTTGGTAGATACAGGCAGATGAATCACAGAGCAGTAGTAGTGAGTGCACTTTTGGAGCCTGTACATTACATGCATGATGTAG GTGGCATCTCAGACGATGATCATGAGGATGATGTAGGTGGCATCTCAGACGATGATTATCTTGAGTAG